In Actinoplanes derwentensis, the following proteins share a genomic window:
- a CDS encoding LLM class F420-dependent oxidoreductase: MRLVIFTEPQQGASHDDLLRVAKAAEDGGYDGFFRSDHYLKMGDGSGLPGPTDAWITLAALAVQTSRIRLGTLVSSATFRLPGPLAIAVAQVDQMSGGRVEFGLGGGWFEDEHSAYGIPFPPLGERFDRLEEQLEIITGLWETPAGSTYDFAGKHYQIAGSPALPKPAQSPRPPVIVGGHGKKRTPHLAARFATEFNVPFAKIEDISTQYDRVRAASDAIGRTDHPAFSAAAVLCVGRDDAEVNRRAAAIGREADEMRTNGGIVGTPAEAADTIRRYAEAGATRLFLQVLDLSDLDHLDLVAAEVAPQL, encoded by the coding sequence ATGCGTCTCGTGATCTTCACCGAACCCCAGCAGGGTGCCTCCCACGACGATCTCCTGCGGGTCGCCAAAGCCGCCGAGGACGGCGGATACGACGGATTCTTTCGCTCCGACCACTACCTCAAGATGGGTGACGGCTCCGGTCTGCCCGGCCCGACCGACGCCTGGATCACGCTCGCCGCGCTGGCCGTCCAGACCTCGCGGATCCGGCTCGGCACCCTGGTCAGTTCGGCCACGTTCCGCCTGCCCGGCCCGCTGGCGATCGCCGTCGCCCAGGTCGACCAGATGAGCGGTGGCCGGGTCGAGTTCGGCCTCGGTGGCGGCTGGTTCGAGGACGAGCACTCCGCGTACGGCATCCCCTTCCCGCCCCTCGGCGAGCGCTTCGACCGGCTCGAGGAGCAGCTGGAGATCATCACTGGGCTGTGGGAGACGCCGGCCGGGTCCACCTACGACTTCGCCGGCAAGCACTACCAGATCGCCGGCTCGCCCGCGCTGCCCAAGCCGGCCCAGTCGCCACGCCCGCCGGTCATCGTCGGCGGCCACGGCAAGAAGCGCACCCCCCACCTGGCGGCCCGCTTCGCCACCGAGTTCAACGTCCCGTTCGCCAAGATCGAGGACATCTCCACCCAGTACGACCGGGTCCGCGCCGCCTCCGACGCCATCGGCCGCACCGACCACCCGGCGTTCTCGGCCGCCGCCGTCCTCTGCGTAGGCCGCGACGACGCCGAAGTGAACCGTCGCGCCGCCGCCATCGGCCGCGAAGCCGACGAGATGCGCACCAACGGCGGCATCGTAGGCACCCCCGCCGAAGCTGCCGACACCATCCGCCGCTACGCGGAAGCCGGCGCCACTCGCCTGTTCCTGCAGGTCCTCGACCTGTCCGACCTGGACCACCTGGACCTGGTCGCCGCCGAGGTCGCGCCGCAGCTCTAG
- a CDS encoding ATP-dependent helicase, with product MCGMAEVLAKFGPATREWFTAAFAAPTPAQAGAWQAIEAGRNALVVAPTGSGKTLAAFLWSLDRLAGEPLPSEPRRRCRVLYVSPLKALAVDVERNLRAPLTGIRQAAGRLGLPPPEITVGMRTGDTPAEERRGFARTPPDILITTPESLFLLLTSAARESLRGVRTVILDEVHAVAATKRGAHLALSLERLDALLEKPAQRIGLSATVRPIDETARFLGGARDVEIVQPRTAKTIEVTVEVPVEDMTRLDEVPDTDQDDPGSGRRTPSIWPAVEERVLDLIEAHRSTIVFTNSRRGSERLCARLNELAAERADPSSTPADGGSRMPAEIMAQAGGTRGAPPMVARAHHGSVSREERKQIEEALKTGQLPAVVATSSLELGIDMGAVDLVVQIEAPPSVAAGLQRIGRAGHQVGAVSRGVVFPKHRGDLLSCAVVAERMSAGAIEELRCPRNPLDVLAQQIVAMVALDEWQVDDLATLVRRAAPFAELPSSALHAVLDMLSGRYPSTAFAELRPRLVWDRATDQLTGRPGAQRLAVTSGGTIPDRGTFGVFLAGSERASRVGELDEEMVYESRVGDVFLLGSTSWRIEDITPDRVLVSPAPGAPARMPFWKGDSPGRPIELGRAIGARLRALTKAGDEAATTALRESGLDEWAAGNLVAYLREQRESTRHLPDDRTVVVERFRDELGDWRLTVHCVLGAKVNAPWALAIARRLSERFGVDGQVMPSDDGIVVRLPDTADEPPGSELVVFDPEEIAQIVEEAVGTSALFASRFRECAARSLLLPRRDPKRRQPLWQQRQRSAQLLDVAREFADFPVTLEAARECLQDVFDVPGLSGLMREIAGRKIRLVETETSRPSPFARSLLFGYVGTFLYEGDAPLAERRAAALALDSTLLGELLGRVDLRELLDPAVVAETETQLQWLTAQRTPRDAEDAAELLRLLGDLSPAELAVRGVPEEWVTGLEATRRAIRVRVAGEDRWIGIDDAARYRDALGVALPVGIPEAYLESIADPLGDLVARFARTHGPFAAATCAARFGLGVFVVEQALKRLTATGRVTSGEFSPGGAGTEWCDAEVLRMLRRRSLAALRREIEPVPPRVLATFLPRWQQVGGNNRGVDALAAALDQVQGVAVPASAWERLVLPARVADYAPPLLDELCAAGEVLWAGSGSISGGDGWVTLAYAESAPLLLPVPDEEFAATPLHQEVLAALEDGQALFFRSLSDRVGSTDDTELSAAVWDLVWAGHLTNDTFAPLRALLGGSGAHKTKAAPARSRYRRPGRPSMPARGGPPNMAGRWSRLPARDLDPTRRAAAVADLLLERHGVVTRGAAVAEGVTGGFAAVYPVLAALEERGTARRGYFVEGLGAAQFAVPGAVDRLRALSEPGEDHRNLPPAVVLAATDPANPYGAALPWPDRIVDSGDPETPGRSGHRAGRKAGALVVLTTGDLVLYVERGGRTLLSFTDDTDLLTRAAHGLASAVRSGALGPMSVERADGESVHASPLRDALTAAGFRATPRGLRLRA from the coding sequence ATGTGTGGCATGGCAGAGGTGCTAGCGAAGTTCGGTCCGGCCACCAGGGAGTGGTTCACGGCTGCCTTCGCCGCGCCCACCCCTGCTCAGGCCGGGGCGTGGCAGGCGATCGAGGCGGGGCGCAACGCGCTGGTGGTCGCGCCGACCGGGTCCGGCAAGACGCTCGCCGCCTTCCTCTGGTCCCTCGACCGGCTGGCCGGTGAGCCGTTGCCCTCCGAGCCCCGGCGGCGCTGCCGGGTGCTCTACGTGAGCCCGTTGAAAGCACTGGCGGTCGACGTGGAGCGCAACCTTCGGGCGCCGCTGACCGGGATCCGGCAGGCAGCCGGGCGGCTCGGCCTGCCCCCGCCGGAGATCACCGTCGGCATGCGCACCGGCGACACTCCGGCCGAGGAGCGGCGAGGCTTCGCCCGCACCCCGCCGGACATCCTGATCACCACGCCCGAGTCGTTGTTCCTGCTGCTCACGTCGGCGGCCCGGGAGTCGTTGCGCGGCGTCCGCACAGTGATCCTCGACGAGGTGCACGCGGTCGCGGCGACCAAACGCGGCGCGCATCTGGCCCTGTCACTGGAGCGGCTGGACGCTCTGCTGGAGAAACCGGCACAGCGGATCGGCCTGTCCGCGACGGTGCGGCCGATCGACGAGACGGCCCGGTTCCTCGGCGGCGCCCGTGACGTGGAGATCGTCCAGCCGCGTACCGCCAAGACCATCGAGGTGACGGTCGAGGTCCCGGTGGAGGACATGACCCGCCTGGACGAGGTGCCGGACACCGATCAGGACGATCCCGGGTCCGGCCGGCGCACCCCGTCGATCTGGCCAGCGGTCGAGGAGCGGGTCCTCGACCTGATCGAGGCACACCGGTCGACGATCGTGTTCACGAATTCGCGCCGGGGTTCCGAGCGGCTCTGCGCGCGTCTCAACGAGTTGGCCGCCGAGCGTGCCGATCCGTCGTCCACACCGGCCGACGGCGGGTCGCGGATGCCCGCGGAGATCATGGCGCAGGCCGGCGGCACCCGGGGCGCGCCGCCGATGGTGGCCCGCGCCCATCACGGCAGTGTCTCCCGCGAGGAGCGCAAACAGATCGAGGAGGCGCTGAAGACCGGTCAGCTGCCGGCGGTGGTGGCCACGTCGAGCCTGGAGCTGGGCATCGACATGGGCGCGGTCGACCTGGTGGTGCAGATCGAGGCGCCGCCGTCGGTCGCGGCCGGGTTGCAGCGCATCGGCCGGGCCGGGCACCAGGTGGGTGCGGTCTCGCGCGGGGTGGTCTTCCCGAAACATCGCGGCGACCTGCTGTCCTGCGCCGTGGTCGCGGAGCGGATGAGCGCCGGGGCCATCGAGGAGCTGCGCTGTCCGCGTAACCCGCTGGACGTGCTCGCCCAGCAGATCGTGGCGATGGTCGCCCTGGACGAGTGGCAGGTCGACGATCTGGCGACGCTGGTGCGGCGGGCCGCGCCGTTCGCCGAGCTGCCGTCGTCGGCTTTGCACGCGGTGCTCGACATGTTGTCCGGCCGTTATCCGTCGACCGCTTTCGCTGAGCTGCGGCCGCGGCTGGTCTGGGATCGCGCCACCGATCAGCTCACCGGGCGGCCCGGCGCGCAGCGTCTCGCCGTGACCAGTGGCGGCACGATCCCCGACCGGGGCACGTTCGGGGTCTTCCTGGCCGGTTCGGAGCGGGCGTCGCGGGTGGGCGAGCTGGACGAGGAGATGGTGTACGAGTCTCGCGTCGGCGACGTCTTCCTGCTCGGTTCGACCTCCTGGCGGATCGAGGACATCACCCCCGACCGGGTGCTGGTCTCCCCCGCTCCGGGCGCGCCGGCCCGGATGCCGTTCTGGAAAGGTGATTCCCCCGGCCGCCCGATCGAGCTGGGCCGGGCCATCGGCGCCCGGCTGCGGGCCCTGACCAAGGCCGGGGACGAGGCCGCGACCACGGCGCTGCGGGAGTCGGGCCTGGACGAGTGGGCGGCCGGCAACCTGGTGGCCTATCTGCGCGAGCAGCGCGAGTCGACCCGTCATCTGCCCGACGACCGGACCGTCGTGGTGGAGCGGTTCCGCGACGAGCTGGGTGACTGGCGGCTGACCGTGCACTGTGTGCTGGGTGCCAAGGTCAACGCACCATGGGCGCTGGCGATCGCCCGGCGGCTGAGTGAGCGGTTCGGGGTGGACGGTCAGGTGATGCCCTCCGACGACGGCATCGTGGTGCGCCTGCCGGACACCGCCGACGAACCACCCGGTTCCGAGCTGGTGGTCTTCGATCCGGAGGAGATCGCCCAGATCGTCGAGGAGGCGGTCGGCACCTCGGCGCTGTTCGCGTCCCGGTTCCGGGAGTGCGCGGCCCGGTCGCTGCTGCTGCCGCGCCGTGATCCGAAGCGCCGGCAGCCGCTCTGGCAGCAGCGGCAGCGGTCGGCGCAACTCCTCGACGTGGCCCGGGAGTTCGCCGACTTCCCGGTCACGCTGGAGGCCGCCCGCGAGTGTCTGCAGGACGTGTTCGACGTTCCGGGCCTGTCCGGGCTGATGCGGGAGATCGCCGGCCGCAAGATCCGGCTGGTGGAGACGGAGACGTCGCGCCCGTCACCGTTCGCCCGGTCGCTGCTCTTCGGTTACGTGGGCACCTTCCTCTACGAGGGGGACGCCCCGCTGGCCGAGCGCCGGGCCGCCGCGCTGGCTCTCGACTCGACGCTGCTCGGTGAGCTGCTCGGCCGGGTCGACCTGCGGGAGCTACTCGATCCGGCGGTGGTGGCCGAGACCGAGACACAGTTGCAGTGGCTCACCGCGCAGCGCACCCCCCGCGACGCCGAGGACGCCGCCGAGCTCCTCCGGCTCCTCGGCGACCTGTCACCGGCCGAGCTGGCCGTGCGCGGTGTCCCCGAGGAGTGGGTGACCGGGCTGGAGGCGACCCGGCGGGCGATCCGGGTGCGGGTGGCCGGCGAGGACCGGTGGATCGGCATCGACGACGCCGCCCGCTATCGGGACGCGCTCGGGGTCGCCCTGCCGGTCGGCATCCCCGAGGCCTATCTGGAATCGATCGCCGACCCGCTCGGTGACCTGGTCGCCCGCTTCGCCCGGACACACGGGCCGTTCGCGGCGGCGACCTGCGCGGCCCGGTTCGGCCTCGGGGTGTTCGTCGTCGAGCAGGCACTGAAACGGCTCACCGCGACCGGCCGGGTCACCTCGGGCGAGTTCTCGCCGGGCGGCGCCGGGACGGAGTGGTGCGACGCCGAGGTGCTGCGGATGCTGCGACGGCGTTCGCTGGCCGCGCTGCGCCGCGAGATCGAGCCGGTGCCGCCGCGGGTGCTGGCCACCTTCCTGCCCCGTTGGCAGCAGGTCGGCGGCAACAACCGCGGGGTGGACGCGCTCGCCGCCGCGCTCGATCAGGTACAGGGTGTGGCGGTTCCGGCGTCCGCGTGGGAGCGGCTGGTGTTGCCCGCGCGGGTCGCCGACTACGCTCCGCCCCTGCTCGACGAGTTGTGCGCCGCCGGGGAGGTGCTGTGGGCCGGTTCCGGGTCGATCTCCGGTGGGGACGGCTGGGTGACGCTGGCCTACGCGGAGAGCGCGCCGCTGCTGCTGCCGGTGCCCGACGAGGAGTTCGCCGCCACCCCGCTGCATCAGGAGGTTCTGGCCGCGCTGGAGGACGGGCAGGCCCTGTTCTTCCGGTCACTCTCCGACCGGGTCGGTTCGACCGACGACACCGAACTGTCCGCAGCCGTGTGGGACCTGGTGTGGGCCGGGCATCTCACCAACGACACGTTCGCGCCGCTGCGGGCCCTGCTCGGCGGCAGTGGCGCGCACAAGACGAAAGCGGCACCGGCCCGCTCCCGGTACCGGCGCCCCGGCCGGCCGAGCATGCCCGCCCGGGGTGGTCCACCGAACATGGCGGGCCGCTGGTCACGGCTGCCGGCCCGAGATCTCGATCCGACCCGCCGGGCCGCAGCGGTCGCCGACCTTCTCCTGGAACGACACGGCGTGGTGACTCGAGGCGCGGCCGTCGCGGAGGGGGTGACCGGCGGGTTCGCGGCGGTCTACCCGGTGCTGGCGGCGCTGGAGGAACGCGGCACGGCCCGCCGCGGCTACTTCGTCGAGGGCCTCGGGGCGGCGCAGTTCGCGGTGCCGGGCGCCGTCGACCGGTTGCGGGCACTGAGCGAACCCGGCGAGGACCATCGAAACCTGCCACCAGCGGTGGTGCTGGCGGCGACGGACCCGGCCAACCCCTACGGCGCCGCACTCCCCTGGCCGGACCGGATCGTGGACAGCGGCGACCCGGAGACACCAGGCAGATCCGGTCACCGAGCCGGTCGAAAAGCCGGCGCCCTGGTGGTACTCACCACCGGTGACCTGGTGCTCTATGTGGAACGCGGCGGCCGAACCCTGCTGTCCTTCACCGACGACACCGACCTGCTGACCCGCGCGGCCCACGGCTTGGCCTCCGCGGTCCGCTCCGGCGCCCTGGGCCCGATGTCGGTCGAACGAGCCGACGGCGAATCGGTGCACGCCTCCCCACTACGCGACGCACTGACCGCGGCGGGCTTCCGCGCGACCCCCCGAGGCCTGCGCTTGAGAGCATGA
- a CDS encoding serine/threonine-protein kinase, translating into MTVRQRLVAGRYRLREPVGAGGMGRVWLARDEMLHRDVAVKEIVPPDWMTDAEQARLRQRTLREARSAARLNHPHVVRIYDVVHADGLSWIVMEYVPSRSLHQVLQEDGPYEPVVAARIGLAVLDALAAAHRAGVLHRDVKPHNVLIGTDGRVVLTDFGLATYVDDGTVTAPGLIVGSPQYVSPERGLDGASTVESDLWSLGATLYAAVEGRSPYARETAMATLAALATEPPDPPVRAGPLTPILGGLLRYEPADRLTAPEVERRLRMIVVADPREIPPLPTQRTPRSAAAAEPRPPVPKASGPSRPKRAAAVPTDPPVAPEPPVAPFMRAAPERPVAESWSDGSTVTDMPVEPEPRSVSGQAPVRRPGPEPGVEPGPGPELEPEPEPELEPEPPAGAGAGTGVGSGGGTGTGTGSVSEEPASSAAPEPEIISPNRSGGQEMVLASPKPGPIISGQIVKPSRLSRLGRARIRVTRARLSATGLVVLLLGGSLLAGYVTELNDPSPQVFLPAPLSASAAESAEPAGSSPPVSGDPADSAGSPGMPSPRPGTPQPPVGLPGMPAETTPPHSASPDATLSGPQSPGPISSGPLSQGANSPGMQSPGTLSQGANPPGTQSPGVVSSGSVPPGAGTGQRRLPAATPTPGSASEKATSRAVAYSPVRCDSARPAGLPRTPQRGAARGVKGLTLQAGWSYFNDGSGFHIAVPDGWTYQRVGSTYCFRSPRSARVMSFDTGRDPAADPLTAFQDDERRIARSGNPPGYALIGIASVPLLNKAADWEFRYRSPAGGSRHASVRWFVSNGRAYTLGWSTPSKTWKSDLLKIQMIRGTFYASRTTSTPPP; encoded by the coding sequence ATGACGGTCAGGCAGAGACTCGTCGCCGGCCGGTACCGTCTTCGGGAGCCGGTCGGTGCGGGCGGAATGGGCCGGGTCTGGCTGGCCCGGGACGAGATGCTGCACCGCGACGTGGCGGTCAAGGAGATCGTTCCGCCCGATTGGATGACCGACGCCGAACAGGCGCGTCTGCGGCAGCGCACACTCCGCGAGGCCCGGAGCGCCGCCCGCCTGAATCACCCGCACGTGGTCCGGATCTATGACGTCGTGCACGCCGACGGCCTCTCGTGGATCGTCATGGAATACGTGCCGTCCCGCTCGTTGCATCAGGTCCTTCAGGAGGACGGCCCCTACGAGCCGGTCGTCGCCGCCCGGATCGGCCTCGCCGTGCTGGACGCCCTCGCCGCCGCGCACCGGGCCGGCGTGCTGCACCGCGACGTGAAACCGCACAACGTACTGATCGGCACCGACGGGCGCGTGGTGCTGACCGATTTCGGTCTGGCCACCTACGTGGACGACGGCACCGTGACCGCGCCCGGCCTGATCGTGGGCTCCCCGCAGTACGTCTCCCCCGAACGCGGTCTCGACGGGGCGTCCACCGTCGAATCTGATCTGTGGTCCCTCGGCGCGACGTTGTACGCCGCGGTGGAAGGCCGTTCGCCGTACGCCCGGGAGACCGCGATGGCAACCCTGGCCGCCCTGGCCACCGAGCCACCGGACCCGCCCGTCCGCGCCGGACCACTGACCCCGATCCTCGGCGGCCTGCTGCGGTACGAACCGGCCGACCGGCTGACCGCTCCCGAGGTCGAGCGCCGCCTCCGCATGATCGTCGTCGCCGATCCGCGGGAGATCCCGCCGCTGCCCACTCAGCGCACGCCTCGCTCGGCGGCTGCCGCTGAGCCCAGGCCTCCGGTTCCGAAGGCGTCGGGCCCCAGCCGCCCGAAGCGCGCGGCAGCCGTGCCCACGGATCCGCCGGTCGCGCCAGAGCCGCCGGTCGCGCCGTTCATGCGGGCGGCGCCAGAGCGGCCGGTGGCCGAGAGCTGGTCAGATGGCAGCACTGTGACCGATATGCCGGTCGAGCCCGAACCGAGATCCGTTTCCGGTCAGGCGCCAGTCCGAAGACCGGGTCCAGAGCCAGGGGTCGAGCCGGGTCCAGGCCCGGAACTCGAGCCGGAACCTGAGCCGGAACTCGAGCCGGAACCTCCTGCCGGAGCCGGAGCCGGAACGGGTGTCGGATCGGGAGGCGGAACTGGAACTGGAACCGGCAGCGTGTCCGAGGAGCCCGCATCGTCCGCCGCTCCTGAGCCCGAGATCATCAGTCCGAACCGGTCAGGCGGTCAGGAGATGGTGCTCGCCAGCCCCAAGCCAGGACCAATCATTTCCGGTCAGATAGTGAAGCCGTCCCGGCTGTCCCGCCTCGGCCGGGCGCGGATCCGCGTGACCCGGGCCCGTCTGTCGGCCACCGGTCTGGTCGTCCTGCTGCTGGGCGGCAGTCTGCTCGCCGGATACGTGACGGAGCTGAACGACCCCAGTCCTCAGGTGTTCCTGCCTGCTCCGTTGTCGGCCTCCGCTGCCGAATCCGCCGAACCCGCCGGATCGAGCCCGCCGGTTTCCGGTGATCCAGCCGATTCAGCTGGATCACCCGGTATGCCGTCACCGCGCCCCGGCACCCCACAGCCGCCGGTGGGCCTGCCCGGCATGCCAGCGGAGACAACACCCCCACATTCGGCGTCACCGGATGCGACCCTGTCCGGCCCGCAGTCACCGGGACCTATCTCGTCCGGCCCGCTGTCACAGGGAGCCAACTCGCCAGGGATGCAGTCGCCCGGGACGCTGTCACAGGGAGCCAACCCGCCCGGGACGCAGTCACCGGGAGTCGTCTCGTCCGGATCGGTGCCCCCTGGAGCAGGAACCGGTCAGCGACGCCTACCCGCAGCGACTCCCACCCCCGGAAGCGCGTCGGAGAAGGCGACTTCCAGGGCGGTGGCGTACTCGCCGGTCCGCTGCGACTCGGCCCGGCCCGCGGGTCTGCCCCGGACCCCGCAGCGCGGCGCGGCCCGCGGCGTCAAGGGCTTGACCCTCCAGGCTGGATGGTCTTACTTCAACGACGGCTCTGGCTTCCACATCGCGGTGCCCGATGGCTGGACCTATCAGCGGGTCGGCAGCACCTACTGTTTCCGGAGCCCGCGCAGCGCCCGAGTGATGAGCTTCGACACCGGCCGGGATCCCGCCGCCGACCCACTGACGGCGTTCCAGGACGACGAACGCCGCATCGCCCGCTCCGGAAATCCGCCGGGTTACGCCCTGATCGGCATCGCCTCGGTGCCGTTGCTGAACAAGGCCGCCGACTGGGAGTTCCGCTACCGCTCACCGGCCGGCGGATCCCGGCATGCGAGTGTCCGCTGGTTCGTGAGCAACGGCCGGGCCTACACGCTCGGCTGGAGCACTCCATCGAAAACCTGGAAGTCCGACCTCCTCAAGATTCAGATGATCCGCGGCACCTTCTACGCGAGCCGCACGACCTCCACCCCGCCGCCGTAA
- the leuE gene encoding leucine efflux protein LeuE: protein MLGITDFWTYVLGVVAIVLLPGPNSIFVLSVGAQRGIRAGYQAACGVFVGDAVLMILAATGVASLLNAYPPLFLVLKYAGAAYLAWVGVNIIRSAWRTWRQRSEIASATTEEMPSGMQRPFRRAAVISLLNPKAILFFLSFFIQFVEPGYPHPTLSFLLLGAVVQFFSALYLSALIFGGRYLAGQFQQRRRLATGATTAVGALFVGFSIKLATASVS, encoded by the coding sequence ATGCTCGGCATCACCGATTTCTGGACGTACGTGCTGGGCGTGGTGGCGATCGTGCTGCTGCCCGGACCGAACTCGATCTTCGTGCTCTCGGTGGGCGCACAGCGCGGGATCCGGGCCGGTTATCAAGCCGCGTGCGGTGTCTTCGTCGGCGACGCGGTGCTCATGATCCTGGCCGCGACCGGTGTCGCCTCGTTGCTGAACGCGTACCCGCCGCTGTTCCTGGTCTTGAAGTACGCGGGCGCCGCCTACCTGGCCTGGGTCGGTGTCAACATCATCCGCAGCGCCTGGCGCACGTGGCGCCAGCGTTCGGAGATCGCCTCCGCCACGACCGAGGAGATGCCGTCCGGCATGCAGCGGCCGTTCCGGCGGGCCGCCGTGATCAGCCTGCTCAACCCCAAGGCGATCCTGTTCTTCCTTTCGTTCTTCATCCAGTTCGTCGAGCCGGGCTATCCACATCCCACGCTGTCGTTCCTGCTTCTCGGCGCGGTCGTGCAGTTCTTCAGCGCGCTGTACCTGTCGGCGCTGATCTTCGGCGGGCGCTACCTGGCCGGGCAGTTCCAGCAGCGGCGCAGGCTGGCCACCGGGGCGACCACAGCGGTGGGCGCACTGTTCGTGGGTTTCAGCATCAAGCTGGCGACAGCCAGCGTCAGCTGA
- a CDS encoding bifunctional pyridoxamine 5'-phosphate oxidase family protein/GNAT family N-acetyltransferase, with product MTDLYTPTPRTTATRTRKRMHYEREAAHAILDEAYDCAVGFVVDGEPRVLPNLHVRVDDVLYLHGSTGSRLGLAGRGDGVPVCVTVTLLDALVYARSQFNHSANYRSVVALGTARPVTDEAEKLRVLLALADKIGEGRAADSRPPNRQELAQTSLLALPLVEVSVRVRSAGAIDDPEDMDLPHWAGVLPLRVVAGPPVTEPEVSAAPPVYLPGHPADWQTPVVLEGRHVRLEPLTPGHVPALFEALDDEEVWQHLPTARPRTAEEFAGDVTGVLRGQWLGQRSGWVQIDPVTGAVMGMTTYHDIDTGLRALGIGHTMLGRRWWRTGVNTEAKLLLLERAFDVLGAERVFWYTDIRNERSQRAIARLGASRDGVIRRHRPRADGSWRDTVVFAMTADEWPAAAQHLRDRLAAG from the coding sequence ATGACCGACCTCTACACACCCACCCCGCGCACCACCGCGACCCGCACCCGTAAGCGGATGCACTACGAGCGGGAAGCCGCCCACGCCATCCTCGACGAGGCGTACGACTGCGCGGTGGGTTTCGTCGTGGACGGTGAGCCACGCGTCCTGCCGAACCTGCACGTTCGGGTGGACGACGTGCTCTACCTGCACGGTTCGACCGGTTCGCGGCTCGGGCTGGCGGGCCGCGGCGACGGTGTCCCGGTGTGCGTGACAGTGACCCTGCTGGACGCCTTGGTCTATGCCCGCTCCCAGTTCAACCACAGTGCCAACTACCGGTCCGTGGTCGCTCTCGGCACCGCGCGACCGGTCACCGACGAGGCCGAGAAACTCCGGGTGCTCCTCGCTCTGGCCGACAAGATCGGCGAGGGCCGCGCCGCGGACAGCCGGCCACCCAACCGGCAGGAGCTGGCCCAGACGAGTCTGCTCGCACTGCCGCTCGTCGAGGTGTCGGTTCGGGTGCGTTCTGCCGGGGCGATCGACGACCCCGAGGACATGGATCTGCCGCACTGGGCAGGTGTGCTCCCACTGCGCGTGGTGGCCGGGCCACCGGTGACCGAGCCGGAGGTCTCCGCAGCCCCACCTGTCTATCTGCCCGGCCACCCCGCCGACTGGCAGACCCCGGTCGTCCTGGAGGGCCGGCACGTCCGTTTGGAACCGCTCACGCCCGGGCATGTGCCGGCGCTGTTCGAGGCCCTCGACGACGAAGAGGTCTGGCAACATCTCCCGACTGCCCGGCCTCGGACGGCGGAGGAGTTCGCCGGCGACGTCACGGGAGTGCTCCGAGGCCAGTGGCTGGGCCAGCGCTCCGGGTGGGTCCAGATCGACCCGGTGACCGGCGCGGTGATGGGGATGACGACCTATCACGACATCGACACCGGGCTACGGGCTCTCGGCATCGGCCACACGATGCTCGGCCGCCGCTGGTGGCGGACCGGGGTGAACACCGAGGCGAAGCTTCTGCTGCTGGAGAGGGCCTTCGACGTCCTCGGCGCCGAGCGGGTGTTCTGGTATACGGACATCCGCAACGAGCGGTCCCAACGTGCCATCGCCCGGCTCGGGGCAAGCCGCGACGGGGTGATCCGCCGCCACCGTCCACGGGCTGACGGCAGCTGGCGAGACACCGTGGTGTTCGCGATGACGGCGGACGAGTGGCCGGCCGCGGCGCAGCACCTTCGGGATCGGCTGGCGGCAGGATGA